One region of Archocentrus centrarchus isolate MPI-CPG fArcCen1 chromosome 6, fArcCen1, whole genome shotgun sequence genomic DNA includes:
- the saal1 gene encoding LOW QUALITY PROTEIN: protein saal1 (The sequence of the model RefSeq protein was modified relative to this genomic sequence to represent the inferred CDS: inserted 3 bases in 2 codons), with the protein MDNATNGASAEEVVKESSSPPAGICSPVMDRNPSPPPDAADGVEDEDVDAIGDTVYSKHWLFSTLTRLINMVTEHSEESAEDALQLSDDDEEDLCRVWDMAMDKDVAGFLQEFKAADXLLGVIAKSRCPRLTEISVGILGNIACFPETCVTLSQNEDLGSVLLLLLGDTDPPTLLETSRLLLTCFSQKDVCSLWLQRIRQQTSARSNLCFIMCSSMNTDLLEKVGELVDKLFDLDEELMKSWITAQPSEEQGRDGESHLELTSCLIEAAKQLRSESPNGLEVYLHILQLLTTIDEGIQVFAASDGPGEIGIWXFVCDIVCEDLCQPNDLPVVLHEQKSILVQALAVLQALYRCHDQWCGNSLPLVGSILRVCQYQSECKDSSANKEDEKDEQLQTLAEITADFLADLFINIHKDTVADLVKKGYLTEKTCLSVAASLLPKFKNSFQHLQTVLSEVDPQLADVIRTQCPV; encoded by the exons ATGG ATAATGCTACTAACGGGGCAAGTGCTGAGGAAGTGGTGAAAGAGAGCTCATCGCCTCCAGCTGGAATATGCTCTCCTGTTATGGACCGTAACCCATCACCACCCCCAGACGCAGCAGATGGAGTGGAGGACGAAGATGTAGATGCTATTGGAGACACCGTTTACAGCAAGCACTGGCTTTTTAGCACCCTCACTCGTCTCATTAAT ATGGTTACAGAGCATTCAGAAGAGAGCGCTGAAGATGCATTGCAGCTATCTGATGACGACGAGGAAGATTTGTGTAGAGTGTGGGATATGGCAATGGATAAG GATGTGGCTGGTTTTCTGCAGGAatttaaagctgcaga tcTTCTAGGAGTAATTGCCAAATCTCGTTGTCCGCGGCTAACG gAAATTAGTGTAGGAATCCTTGGGAACATTGCTTGTTTTCCTGAAACTTGTGTGACTCTGAGCCAAAACGAGGACTTGGG gtctgtgctgctgctgcttctcggAGATACAGATCCTCCTACACTCCTGGAAACAAGCAG ATTGCTGCTGACCTGTTTTTCTCAAAAAGATGTCTGTTCACTGTGGCTTCAGCGGATACGACAGCAGACGTCTGCGCGCTCCAACCTCTGTTTCATCATGTGCAGTTCTATGAACA CGGATCTGCTTGAGAAGGTGGGAGAACTAGTTGACAAATTGTTTGACCTTGATGAAGAGCTGATGAAGAGTTGGATCACAGCTCAGCCCAGTGAGGAGCAGGGGCGGGATGGTGAAAGCCATCTGGAGCTGACCTCATGTCTTATTGAGGCAGCCAAGCAGCTCAG ATCAGAGAGTCCAAATGGCTTAGAGGTTTACCTTCACATCCTCCAGCTCCTCACCACTATAGATGAGGGAATTCAGGTTTTTG CTGCTTCTGATGGCCCCGGGGAAATCGGTATAT AGTTTGTTTGTGACATTGTGTGCGAGGACCTCTGCCAGCCAAATGATCTTCCAGTTGTACTGCATGAGCAGAAAAGCATTCTGGTCCAGGCACTTGCTGTGCTGCAGGCTCTTTACAGATGTCATGATCAGTGGTGCGGCAACA GTTTGCCCCTTGTTGGGAGCATCTTGCGGGTGTGTCAGTACCAAAGTGAGTGCAAAGACAGCAGTGCAAACAAAGAAGATGAAAAAGACGAACAGCTCCAGACTCTCGCAGAGATCACAGCAGACTTTTTGGCTGACCTCTTCATTAACATTCACAAG gaCACAGTTGCAGATTTGGTGAAGAAAGGTTACCTCACGGAGAAGACGTGCCTCTCAGTTGCCGCCAGTTTACTTCCAAAGTTTAAGAATTCA TTTCAGCACCTGCAGACCGTGTTGTCAGAGGTTGATCCCCAGTTGGCAGATGTGATAAGGACACAGTGTCCCGTCTGA